The genomic region CTAAAATTAAGCATCTAAAGTATCTGGAACATTTAATTTGATTCTTGACCTTATAACCCTGTCACTGCAATTGCTGTTAGGTTCCATCCATTTAATACATTGTGCCAATCTGTCTTGATTAAAATGCAGCTTACATTTTGTCTTAAAATGCCTTATACATTGTTCATAATCTCAATGTTCAATGTtcaaaaagttcaaagttcagatttattgtcaatgtacatacatgacaccatatacaactctgagattctttttctggtgGGTCAGGCAGGATTTCTAtttattgttagtgcaaaaaaaactcgtcaaaaattacatatatataaaagagagaaatataaacaaaaaggAAGTGCAAATAACCTGTGCAATTCAGAACATATTTAATCAACATTCATTTTCAGCAAGATGAGAAACATACCAGGGAGAAGATTGATGTAGTTCTTACTTGTTGGACGGCAGATGGCTGTGGACTGTTGTTTTCAGACCCTACCAATAGAGATTCGTAAAAATCAATTTAATGAATGGGATAAAATGTTTTCAAGATATATGTGCAAGGTAAAAGGCCTAAAGTTCATCTCAAAACTTTGCAATTAGCCAAGGAAAAGGGAGGATGGGGCCTACCTTCTCTTAAAGATTATTATTTTGCAGTTGAGCCATATGATGCTCAATGAAAAAATATTGAGGCAAAGATACTTTTCATCCTCATACAGGCAATTTTGGCTGATAACAACCCACAAAGATACATAAATAGTATTGATAACCCATGGGTGAAATGGACTcttaaaatatggaaaaatacTATAAAAAATATAAGTTAGAGGGAGATATTGCAATTCATAAATGGTGTGCGTACAACTTGGATTTCACTCCAAATAAATTGGATGATAGATTTAAGGAATGACTAGCTAAAGAAATAACAGTTCTTTGTAATATAATGAAAGAAGGAATATTATTCAGTTTTAAAATGCTTAAAGACAAACACATTATAAATGTAACCAAGGCAAGTACATGTTTGATAGAACTGTTTATAAAAGCATATAATCCAGATAATGGTAGTAAGATAATTTCAAGTGTATATAAGGGTCTGTCAAATCCTAAAACTCACTCAAATTcatacattaaaacaaaatgggagaaggaaggagggATAACTTTATCTGAGGTAGAACAGACAATAACAAGGAGTTATCAATGGAAGTGTACCAGTTCACAGAGATAAGATATTTTATTACACCCTCTCAGAAATACCATGATGATAGTAACTTCcctgtttgctggagaaattgtgGAAATCAAAATACAAACCATTACCATTTTTTTTGGGACTGCCCTCTTATCAGATTATTGGAGTGGGATACACAATCCCTTACAAGGCATTTTTAAATGTGCAGTACCCTTAGAAAGTAAGCCATATATTTTTGATATATATCCCAAGAATGGTTGAAAAgagataaatatttatttaattaatttaatactGGTGGCTGGTAAAAAAGACTCTTACTAggaaatagttatcacaggagagcCCAACTTTAAACGCATGGAAGGAAATTATAATGGACAGTTATAAAATAGAGAAGATAACAGCATCTGTTAATCATAAATTGGAACAATTTGATTCATACTGGGAAAAATGGTTAAACTGCATAATACCTCATAGGTCTGACCTTATTCTTACAAATTAATGATtatgttgaaaaaaaatcactccctACTTGtacaattttctcttttttctcgtTCTGTCTTCTCTCAATAAGAATAAATATGTGGAAAATCATAGCAAATATGAATAAATTCTGAGATACATCTTATGGAAATGTTTGTTTAAACTTCaattaaaaaatcaatttaaaaaaaagaatcaagctgagctctcttacacctgcatcaataaaacaattaaacGTACCTGAGtactcaaacacctgtgaagccaaatgtcccaaacattatggtgccctgaaatgaggagactgtATATATAaagtcctgtaatttctacatggtcaaaccaaaatgtacacaaataaccttgaataaaatctgctaTGTGCACGTTAATTATATGTGAACTGttcaaaaacaaatttaaaactgtggatcaCAGGGGAAAATATGGAAGGCACTGTATGTAGCTATCCACCTATTTAAATATGTAATCAAACATATTTCATAAATAGTTCTGACAATGAAACATGAAATCTCCTTAAGACAGAAATCTCTGAAGCATCATAATCCCAACAAAGAACACCATAGGTACTTAGGGAAATCTGTGAGGTATTTAATGGTACAAAATCTCACTTGTTCATTGCTAACAATTGCTGACAAACTACCAGACATTTTCATATTCACTGAGGAGCTACAAAATAAAACATCATGGTGGACATGGGAGCCCTTGATAACCTAATTGCAAACACAGTTTACCTGCAGGCCAGGAAGAGTGTGGATGAAGGTTTCAAGGAAATGCGAAAGAGACGGCAAAGTTTGTTTCTGCCAAGCCATACACAATGTGTTTCAGTGAAGCAAAATATTGATACTGaatatgagagtgtgtgtgagcaaCAACCAATTGGCAAAAAGTTATTCCATCAATTTACTGCAACAGTCCCAGAATATCAAGTTGCTGTTGACTTTATAAAGGATGTTTCTAACTCTTATCTGGCAGAGAACGAGGAAAAAGAGAACCTGCGACAGAACATTGTAGCTAATTTTCTGAAGCCTGACTCAAAAAATTACCTGTCTTTCCTCAGCCAGGAACAGATCgataaatgtaaaattgctgCAGAAAAGGAATCTGAGGAACTCTTGGCTCTAGCTGATTCAAAAGCTAAAATGTTTCTCAAGGGACAACCTTTCCAAGACTTTCTAAACAGTCCATTTTTTGACAAGTTCCTGCAATGGAAAATCTTTGAACGTCAGTCTATaactgaaaaatatttttatcaaTTCAGAGTTTTAGGAAAAGGTGGATTTGGAGAGGTAAGATCTTTTTTTTAGAAGACATTAGGCTTTTGGGAAAAAATGTAAGTAATAATCTTATTGGTAAATTCTCAGGACACTCAGACAAGATATACTGTATATACATATTAactattaaatatattcaatcaaATAAAAACCTGATAGCAAGAAATATATTTTACATGTTCTATATTTTGTAGTTTGTATTAAGCCAAAGAATTATTTGGAGTTTCAAATAAATGATATAACTTTACTTTGTTCAGGTGTGTGCCATACAAGTGAAAATATCTGGCAAAATGTATGCATGTAAGCAATTAGACAAGAAACGACTTAAGAAGAAACATGGAGAGGACATGGCCCTTCTTGAGAAAGAAATCTTAGAAAAGGTTAACAGCCATTTTATTGTTAATCTAGTCTATGCTTATGAAACAAAGAGCCATCTCTGTTTGGTCATGACTTTGATGAATGGAGGAGACCTGAAATTTCACATTTATAATATCGGAGAAAAAGGAATCAAAATGAACCGCGTAATATTTTACACAGCACAGATTACCTGTGGAATTTTACACCTGCATTCCCAGAATATTGTGTACCGTGACATGAAGCCTGAAAATGTCCTGCTGGACGACAATGGAAACTGCAGGCTCTCGGATTTGGGacttgcagtcagaatcaaggAGGGCAAAGCTGTTAACCAAACGGTAAATATGTAAATGCAATGTTGATACACATGGACTGTAGAACTATTGTGGTCGAGAAATGTGTAAATCTCATAATGGTATCAGGTAAAATCCTAATAAAGATGCCATTATGTTATGTCAGTAGAATTCAAATGCTAAAACAAATGCTAAAGCATAGTCCTGTGAAAAATGCCTCGAGGTGCAGATTGTGCAGTAGGGAAAGTGACAAGTTGGGTAGTAACTTAACACACCATTTATGTGAAAAATTGCTGGATTTCAACCTCACAGATATACTGGCATTAAAATACCGCAGCATAAGTTTGCACTACATACCCCTTATAAatgccatttttttaaattgtagcaCTGCCACAGCTgctactggtgcagacccaggagtgTGTGGAGCAAGGGCCTACTGCCCAGACCTAATGATTACAGCtcaatacaggctttaaatggcctgttaaaggtggcgatggtgttttttttaaatcctgcaacctttgaggtctgagcccaagatggcatTGCTTATGTTGGGCAGCGTACCAAGAGAGGTGGCTGAGTTCGGGGAGCAGTATACTGGGGCAAGGCACAGGAAACGGGGAGAATATCTCctcttgagaaggaaaagcatgggagacgaccctacagggaaggtgaccacagcagcagacaagcgagggctcagcagctgaaggacccacacaggctgcgggctgctggtgacttgtggtCGAAGGACTCAAAGcagactgcaggctgctggagactggctggctcatgggaatcgGGTTTTGGAACCGAGATTCAAGAGGATATCAAGAAGGGATTCCTGATCGTatcggtttggatctggagcttgggttgccaatggtttgaacaggagtctgtgacaTTACAGGGgctatgggagcactggaggtgaatccacgtacACTTTGTctcagaagggactctcttttgcttctctttctcccattgttaGGGATGCTGATCAATGCTAATGGTGACTTTGTTTGCCTTCCAGTAGACAAAAGTATATTATTatgcctcaccagcagcaattgacAGATGCGTAAACAGATGTGTTAAGTTTAATagtaaatttattaacaaattatTAATAACAGAAttacctcaataaacttaacaccgaATATGAGCCTTTATGACAACTCTACATTAACAACAGATGTTTATAaggtgtatgtggaaaaaaaacccagaccattacagtccaagctcaaaattccccaaaagaaaactcccaaaacaaacCTCAAATCAATCACGTCAAGTCCATAAGTCAAAAAGGAACAACTCCCAGACTCTGGCctccaggcttgggattcttAGTTTGGTCTTTTAGTTGGACGTGGAGACAGACGGCCATGATCACTGTAGACATACGATCACTGTAGACTTATGGCTTTCCTGAGTTTCGAATGTGGCAACAACcacttttgatttcttcacacaggAATTTTCACTCAGTGACCTCCTAGACATTACATGAAGTTCTCATCTCCAAAGCCCACTTTAGAGTTAACAAGTGATcttctgtcacacaagtcttCCCCTCTAAACACCCTGTCTTGGGTCATCAAGTCACTCAAAGTCCTTTGGAAGGGGACTGGGGAAGCCCAGGTCGGTCATGCACACACTCTGGGTACCAGAGTGGCAtaaactgctgtcaggacaacaaTGTTGGTACCCACggacaaagtagctcagtcttctTTCTCCCACTTAAACTACTGCATGGGGACACTGACAGTCTGATTGACTGCCCTCCGACCAACCGACTACCCCGTTCAAAAACTCAGTGCGCCGAgctcttcaactgccccagcGCGTGCCTTCAGCTCCCCCtattggtggagagaggttgaCAGCAGTGGGCACGCTCTCCACGAGCCCACTGGCTTCCAGCATGTGGCTCTCGCGCTTTTGGCAGCTGTCAGCTTTCCCAGCACTACTTCAGCGCTTCACAGCTGTACACGATCCTTTCTTTCCCCTATAGGTTCAGTCTTGTCCCTCGtcctaaaataaaattgtccattaTAACAATATAATGCATATTACATTTTATGTACtattatgtgataataaaaagaaccttgaaccttgaaataCCAAATAAACACACCAGATAAACCTAAGGCCTCTTCACAGGCAtacgttgtttttaattatctaaaGTATCAACTAATTCCACAGAATGAACACTCTGCAAATTATTAACAaataattttaataccaacaaaaAAATTCATATACACTGTAATTGAATATATTGACTGACATTTTCAATAAAGGTATTATTAAAGTTAAAGAACATTCATAATTGATTCACCATTGTTGAAAGCTGGAACCTTTAATCTAACTAAGGAAATTACTGCCATTCACTTAATTATTTTGGAATAAATCATTGAACTCAATCGCTTGAAAAAAGAATCCTCTAAATTCCATTTAAACCACATCACCTGTGTAAACACAAGTATTGTTTCTTTCAATCTGCACATATAAAGCAATGGAGAAAAATATGAAGAACTCTTCCCTTTTAATAATCTcatgaagttcaaatttattgtcacacatATTGAAAATATAGTGCTAGACCAGTTGCCATCTGATGCATAGTTAACAAGTAAGACACAAAAGTGCAAAGTTACTCAGTTAGCACAGAGTAGAGACAAGATAATTTTGCTATTGTGGagctcattcaggaatctgataatggtgggaactgtccttgaatctggtagaGTGTGGTGGTGAGGAGAGgggggctgggggagtgcagagaatggccagggtgggataagtcttttaacatgttggctgcttttccaaggcagtaggAGTTACAAATGTGTAACATTCATTGGGTAAGATTTAAAACATTATCATTAATATTCTCTTAA from Narcine bancroftii isolate sNarBan1 chromosome 9, sNarBan1.hap1, whole genome shotgun sequence harbors:
- the LOC138742649 gene encoding rhodopsin kinase grk7-a-like, which produces MVDMGALDNLIANTVYLQARKSVDEGFKEMRKRRQSLFLPSHTQCVSVKQNIDTEYESVCEQQPIGKKLFHQFTATVPEYQVAVDFIKDVSNSYLAENEEKENLRQNIVANFLKPDSKNYLSFLSQEQIDKCKIAAEKESEELLALADSKAKMFLKGQPFQDFLNSPFFDKFLQWKIFERQSITEKYFYQFRVLGKGGFGEVCAIQVKISGKMYACKQLDKKRLKKKHGEDMALLEKEILEKVNSHFIVNLVYAYETKSHLCLVMTLMNGGDLKFHIYNIGEKGIKMNRVIFYTAQITCGILHLHSQNIVYRDMKPENVLLDDNGNCRLSDLGLAVRIKEGKAVNQTAGTNGYMAPEILKQEKYTYSVDWFALGCSIFEMIAGRTPFKDYKEKVSKDEVKRRTLEDKEKYEHPNFTEESKDICQLLLAKSSEDRLGSRVENDDPRKHPFFKSINFQRLEAGLIEPPFVPDSSTVYCKDIGDIADFSEVQGVDITDKDKQFYKKFATGAVTIPWQEEMIECGLFEELNDPARKPSKAGVFANGTDETKSGVCIIL